The DNA region CGTCATTACGGCTTCCATCTACAACCTACTTCCATTTACAACAAAAAAGAGGCTTGAGTGTATCTCAAGCCTCTTTTGATATCGACCACTAGTTACCTAGGGGCATTTAGAGTTATTTTGTTTTCGCAAGTTCTTCTCGCATTTGATCAACCACTTGTTTGTAGTCTGGTTGATTGAAAATAGCAGAACCTGCCACAAACATATCTGCGCCCGCTTCGGCAATTTCACGGATATTATCCACTTTAACGCCACCATCAATTTCAAGGCGAATATTACGGCCACTCGCATCAATGCGTTTACGCACTTCACGTAATTTATCCAGTGTAGACGGAATGAAAGATTGACCGCCAAAACCTGGGTTTACTGACATCAGCAAAATCATGTCCACTTTATCCATGATGTAATCTAGGTGATGAAGCGGCGTTGCTGGGTTAAAGACTACCCCCGCCTGACAACCATTTTCTTTGATTAATTGCAATGTGCGATCAACGTGCTCAGAGGCTTCAATGTGGAAAGTGATCATCGATGCGCCCGCTTTAGCAAACTCAGGCACAATGCTATCAACCGGTTTCACCATTAAATGAACATCAATCGGCGCGGTAATCCCGTAGTCACGCAGCGCTTTACAGATTGGCGCGCCAAAAGTCAGGTTAGGCACATAGTGATTGTCCATCACATCAAAGTGAACAACATCAGCACCCGCGGCTAATACTCTTTCGACATCTTCGCCTAAACGAGCAAAATCAGCAGAGAGGATGGATGGTGCGATCAGAAAGTCTTTCATGGCTAACTCCGAGTATGGCCTAAATCAATGAGATGAAATTGGCGCAAGTTTACCCAAGCAAACGTTTATATACAAATAGGAATGTGTCATGAGGGAGAAGTTTCTAGTCGTTAATCACGCTTGACGAAGAAAAAGGCAAGCAAGCGAAGCGTCTAGCTTTGATTGTTTGCTTCAAACAACGCCAATAATTCATCGACCTTGTTGCGTCCAGCGCCATTACGGCTAATAGTGCGTTTCACTTTAACCACATTTAATTGCGCACCTTTATATAAGCGACGAGTTAAAGCCGTATCATGGTTAGAGATCAGTACCGGAATATCACGCTGCTGAGCAGTATTTTCAGCAATGCTCGCCAATTTAGCCTGATCATCCAGTGAAAAACCATTACCGGCATACGAAGTAAAATTACTAGCTTGTGCTAACGGCGCATAAGGTGGGTCACAATACACAACACATCCTTTACGTGTGCGAGCAAATGTTTGTGGATAACCTTCGCAGACAAATGTCGCTTTCTTAGCCTTGTCAGCAAAGTTCAACATCTCTTTTTCAGGAAAGTAAGGTTTTTTGTACGAACCAAATGGCACATTAAAACCACCTTTTTTGTTATAACGACACAAGCCATTAAAACCAAAACGATTCATATATAAAAATGCTA from Vibrio casei includes:
- the rpe gene encoding ribulose-phosphate 3-epimerase; this encodes MKDFLIAPSILSADFARLGEDVERVLAAGADVVHFDVMDNHYVPNLTFGAPICKALRDYGITAPIDVHLMVKPVDSIVPEFAKAGASMITFHIEASEHVDRTLQLIKENGCQAGVVFNPATPLHHLDYIMDKVDMILLMSVNPGFGGQSFIPSTLDKLREVRKRIDASGRNIRLEIDGGVKVDNIREIAEAGADMFVAGSAIFNQPDYKQVVDQMREELAKTK
- a CDS encoding Dam family site-specific DNA-(adenine-N6)-methyltransferase, encoding MKKQRAFLKWAGGKYGLVEDIQRHLPEGRKLVEPFVGAGSVFLNTDYDQYLLADINPDLINLYNLLKDKPDLLISEAQRFFTPEYNRKEVYLGVRADFNSTDDILFRSLAFLYMNRFGFNGLCRYNKKGGFNVPFGSYKKPYFPEKEMLNFADKAKKATFVCEGYPQTFARTRKGCVVYCDPPYAPLAQASNFTSYAGNGFSLDDQAKLASIAENTAQQRDIPVLISNHDTALTRRLYKGAQLNVVKVKRTISRNGAGRNKVDELLALFEANNQS